Proteins encoded by one window of Fischerella sp. PCC 9605:
- the hemN gene encoding oxygen-independent coproporphyrinogen III oxidase, whose product MVFQIPGVKFDIDIIKKYDIPTPRYTSYPPATELTETFTEADFRDAIATSNQRKTPLSLYFHIPFCQSACYFCGCNVVISNNKNIVKPYLEYVGREIRNTASLLDADRKVVQMHWGGGTPNYLSLERVEQLWNNITRHFSIDPQAEVSIEINPRYVEKNYIFFLKEIGFNRISFGIQDFNPQVQAAVNRVQSEEMLFEIVDWIREAGFQSVNVDLIYGLPYQTHQSFKETIKKTIELDPDRIAVFNFAYVPWLKPVQKNICKDALPRPQEKLEILKMTIEELTNSKYLFIGMDHFAKPHDELAIAQRNYTLKRNFQGYTTWAQAELFGFDATSVSMLEDAYAQNHKRLSDYYQAIDAGQLPIAKGIKLNWDDTIRRDVIMRIMSHAKLHKQDIENKYHICFDEYFSKEIKALKNLEADGLVTLSNNEIGITEIGRLLVRNIAVIFDAHRIMRDQKFSRAI is encoded by the coding sequence ATGGTTTTTCAAATTCCTGGTGTGAAGTTCGACATTGATATCATCAAGAAGTACGATATTCCCACACCCAGATACACCAGTTACCCACCCGCTACAGAACTAACCGAAACATTTACTGAAGCTGATTTTCGAGATGCGATCGCCACTTCCAATCAAAGGAAAACGCCTCTGTCTTTGTATTTTCACATACCCTTTTGCCAGAGTGCTTGCTACTTCTGTGGCTGTAACGTAGTAATTTCCAACAACAAAAATATTGTCAAACCTTACCTAGAATATGTAGGTCGAGAAATCAGGAACACAGCATCTTTGCTTGATGCAGATCGCAAAGTAGTTCAGATGCATTGGGGTGGAGGAACTCCGAATTACTTAAGTCTGGAACGGGTAGAACAGTTGTGGAACAATATAACTCGCCACTTCAGCATCGACCCACAAGCAGAAGTCTCAATAGAAATTAATCCCCGCTATGTAGAGAAAAACTACATTTTCTTTCTTAAAGAGATTGGCTTTAACCGCATTAGTTTTGGCATTCAAGATTTTAATCCGCAGGTGCAAGCGGCTGTGAATCGCGTCCAGTCAGAGGAAATGCTGTTTGAGATCGTGGACTGGATTAGGGAAGCGGGGTTTCAAAGTGTGAATGTAGACCTAATTTATGGTCTACCGTATCAAACTCACCAGAGCTTCAAGGAGACAATTAAAAAGACCATAGAATTAGACCCAGATCGCATTGCAGTCTTTAACTTTGCCTACGTGCCGTGGCTGAAGCCAGTGCAAAAAAATATTTGCAAGGATGCGCTACCACGACCGCAGGAGAAGTTAGAGATTTTGAAAATGACCATTGAGGAACTGACGAATAGCAAGTATCTCTTCATTGGCATGGATCATTTTGCCAAACCCCATGATGAATTAGCGATCGCTCAACGCAACTACACACTCAAGCGCAACTTTCAAGGCTATACTACTTGGGCGCAAGCAGAACTCTTTGGTTTTGATGCTACATCCGTCAGTATGCTAGAAGATGCCTATGCTCAAAATCACAAACGATTAAGTGATTATTACCAGGCAATTGATGCAGGACAGTTACCCATCGCTAAAGGCATCAAACTGAATTGGGATGACACGATCAGACGGGATGTAATTATGCGTATCATGTCTCACGCCAAGCTGCATAAACAAGACATTGAAAACAAGTATCACATTTGTTTTGATGAGTATTTCTCTAAAGAAATCAAAGCATTGAAAAATCTAGAAGCAGATGGATTAGTTACCTTATCAAATAACGAGATTGGCATCACCGAAATCGGCCGGTTATTAGTCAGAAATATTGCCGTTATTTTTGATGCCCATCGAATCATGCGGGATCAAAAATTCTCTCGCGCCATTTGA
- the acsF gene encoding magnesium-protoporphyrin IX monomethyl ester (oxidative) cyclase, translating to MVKSLPTPQPDLLKPGIKAPVKETLLTPRFYTTDFDAVAQMDISANETELQAIVQELRTDYNRHHFVRDEEFQQNWDRIDGEKRLAFIDFLERSCTSEFSGFLLFKELSRRLKDRNPILSEAFGFMARDEARHAGFLNKAMADFNLSLDLGYLTKYRTYTFFPPEWIIYTVYLSEKIGYWRYIIMYRHLEKHPENQYYPLFRYFESWCQDENRHGDFFKALLRSQPQLWNNWKARLWVRFFLLSVFATHTLTVFERANFYQSIGIDPQQYNIQVIDKTNETSARAFPVILNTRHPAFFDRLEKCSDNNLKLAEINNSDRPGIVKFFQKLPLILSTTWHLLRLYLIKPIDAETLRGIVN from the coding sequence ATGGTTAAGTCTCTTCCCACCCCACAGCCGGATTTGCTGAAGCCAGGTATTAAAGCGCCGGTTAAGGAAACATTATTAACACCCCGGTTTTACACCACTGACTTTGACGCAGTGGCGCAGATGGACATTTCGGCGAATGAAACTGAGTTGCAGGCAATTGTCCAGGAATTGCGGACTGACTATAATCGCCATCACTTCGTGCGTGATGAAGAGTTTCAGCAGAATTGGGATCGCATTGACGGGGAAAAGCGTCTCGCATTTATTGACTTTTTGGAACGTTCCTGCACTTCCGAGTTTTCCGGATTTCTACTGTTTAAAGAGTTATCGCGCCGACTCAAAGATCGCAATCCCATTTTGTCAGAAGCCTTTGGTTTTATGGCGCGGGATGAGGCACGTCATGCGGGATTTTTGAATAAAGCAATGGCGGATTTTAATCTTTCCCTAGATTTGGGCTACTTGACTAAATACCGTACTTACACTTTCTTTCCTCCTGAGTGGATTATCTATACTGTCTACCTATCTGAAAAAATTGGTTACTGGCGCTACATCATTATGTATCGCCATTTAGAGAAACATCCAGAAAATCAATATTATCCACTGTTCCGTTACTTTGAGAGTTGGTGTCAGGATGAGAACCGTCACGGAGACTTCTTTAAAGCGCTACTGCGATCGCAACCTCAGTTGTGGAACAACTGGAAAGCGCGTTTGTGGGTACGTTTCTTTTTGCTATCGGTGTTTGCCACCCATACTTTGACAGTATTTGAACGGGCAAACTTTTATCAATCTATAGGCATAGATCCGCAACAGTACAACATTCAAGTCATTGACAAGACAAACGAAACCTCCGCACGGGCATTTCCGGTGATATTGAATACTAGACACCCAGCTTTTTTTGATCGGCTGGAAAAGTGTTCAGACAATAATCTCAAGCTGGCAGAAATTAACAACAGCGATCGCCCAGGTATTGTGAAGTTTTTCCAAAAATTACCCCTCATCCTCTCCACAACCTGGCATTTACTGCGGCTTTACTTGATCAAACCCATTGATGCAGAAACATTGCGAGGAATAGTTAATTAA
- a CDS encoding biliverdin-producing heme oxygenase, with amino-acid sequence MSSNLAIKLRTGTHKSHTAAENVGFMKCFLKGVVDRGCFAKFLGNLYYVYSELEAEIERHQDHAVVGGIYFPELNRQAALEKDMEFYYGKDWRSQQIKPSPAAQNYIARIREVSATAPELLIGHAYTRYMGDLSGGQMLQKIAQSALKLEDYQGTSFYNFEEIPDKKAFKDKYRQALDALPIDDATAEKIVAEANNAFWFNMQIAQELEGNLIQAIGQVLFNALTRGHNSGSTELTNVGKG; translated from the coding sequence ATGAGTAGCAATCTAGCCATAAAACTTCGTACAGGAACTCATAAATCCCACACAGCTGCGGAAAATGTGGGATTTATGAAGTGTTTTCTTAAAGGAGTTGTAGATCGAGGCTGCTTCGCCAAATTTTTAGGTAACTTGTATTACGTTTACAGCGAACTAGAAGCGGAAATAGAACGACACCAAGATCATGCCGTAGTTGGCGGCATTTATTTTCCGGAACTAAATCGTCAAGCCGCTTTAGAGAAAGACATGGAGTTCTACTATGGTAAAGATTGGCGATCGCAGCAAATCAAACCATCTCCCGCAGCCCAGAACTATATTGCCCGTATTCGAGAAGTTTCTGCTACTGCACCTGAATTGTTAATCGGACATGCCTATACCCGCTACATGGGCGATCTTTCTGGCGGTCAAATGTTACAGAAAATTGCTCAGTCAGCCTTGAAGTTAGAAGATTACCAAGGTACGTCTTTTTACAATTTTGAGGAAATTCCTGATAAAAAGGCTTTTAAAGACAAATATCGTCAGGCATTAGACGCACTACCTATCGACGATGCCACAGCAGAAAAGATTGTCGCAGAAGCTAATAACGCGTTCTGGTTCAATATGCAGATAGCTCAAGAACTGGAAGGAAATTTAATTCAAGCAATTGGTCAAGTCTTGTTTAATGCCTTAACCCGTGGACATAACAGTGGTAGCACCGAACTAACTAATGTGGGAAAAGGGTAA
- a CDS encoding RNA polymerase sigma factor, RpoD/SigA family, translated as MNNSSSINSEVHFQNKESLPKVDIVRTYLHEIGRIPLLSYEQEIFLAKQVQQMMTVLSVQEKLALELKREPTLQEWANKMEMSEGALLNLLNQGHKAKQKMIAANLRLVVSIAKKYQKRNLELLDLIQEGTLGLERGIEKFDPTRGYKLSTYVYWWIRQAITRAIAQQGRTIRLPIHITEKLNKIKFIQRDLSQKLGRIPTTIEIAEALDLQPKEIRECLQFARQPVSLEIRIGTEHDTQLQDMLEDKGLSPENYTVQKSLNQDLQNLLSKLPRQQQEILNLRFGLTDGYELSLVQIGERMGISRERVRQLEQQALKTLRRHKEQVSSYLAS; from the coding sequence ATGAATAACTCAAGCTCCATAAATAGCGAAGTTCATTTTCAAAATAAAGAATCTCTACCCAAAGTTGATATTGTGCGTACTTATCTGCATGAGATTGGGCGCATACCTCTACTAAGCTACGAACAAGAGATTTTTTTGGCTAAACAAGTACAGCAGATGATGACTGTGCTATCTGTTCAGGAAAAATTGGCCCTGGAATTAAAGCGTGAACCTACACTACAAGAATGGGCTAATAAGATGGAAATGAGCGAAGGGGCGTTGCTTAATTTACTAAATCAAGGACACAAAGCCAAGCAGAAAATGATTGCTGCCAATCTGCGATTAGTAGTTTCAATCGCGAAGAAATACCAGAAACGTAACTTAGAACTTCTAGATTTAATTCAAGAAGGTACTTTAGGGCTAGAGCGAGGAATTGAGAAATTTGATCCAACCAGGGGCTACAAGTTATCTACTTATGTTTACTGGTGGATTCGTCAGGCAATTACAAGGGCGATCGCACAGCAAGGACGTACCATCCGCTTACCCATTCATATCACTGAAAAGCTAAACAAAATTAAATTTATTCAAAGAGATTTATCTCAAAAATTAGGTCGCATTCCCACTACAATTGAAATTGCTGAAGCTCTGGATTTACAACCCAAAGAAATTCGAGAATGTTTGCAGTTTGCGCGTCAACCTGTTTCTCTAGAAATACGAATAGGAACTGAGCACGATACACAATTACAGGATATGTTAGAGGATAAGGGATTATCTCCTGAAAACTATACTGTTCAGAAATCCCTTAATCAAGACTTGCAAAATTTGTTGTCCAAACTTCCTCGCCAACAACAGGAAATATTAAATTTGCGCTTCGGTTTAACAGATGGATACGAACTTTCTTTGGTACAAATTGGTGAGCGTATGGGCATCAGCCGAGAAAGAGTGCGACAATTAGAACAACAAGCTCTGAAAACTCTACGAAGACATAAGGAGCAAGTCAGCAGCTATCTAGCTAGTTAG
- a CDS encoding heavy metal translocating P-type ATPase, with the protein MLKRHKKPENSRCSCHDDHERSHHDNHNHKHHQNENHDHDRSHEHHHHGGEFNLRNEIFSLTVIFGLYGLGLIFEEQLHNKFYGIAEYLLFIPAYLLSGWSVLTAAGRNILKGRVFDENFLMTIATLGALAIHKLPEAVGVMLFYKIGELFQDIAVSRSRNSIKSLLEVRPDYANLKIDTEVKTVSPETVNIGDVILVKAGEKIPLDGEIIEGNSQVDTSALTGESVPRTVKVGEPVLAGMMNKMGLLTIRVTKRFGESSIAKILDLVQNAKSKKAPTEKFITKFARYYTPVVVVSSLAVALLPPLFIPGATHAEWVYRALVLLVISCPCGLVISIPLGYFGGIGGAAKRGILVKGATYLDTLTAVKTVIFDKTGTLTKGVFHVVKIVPKNGWNEQNLLQLAAKVEAHSNHPIAKSIRDACDEKFDASQVENYSEIAGYGIKAEVENQVVLAGNDRLLHRENIAHDVCEVEGTVVHIAVDNVYAGYIVIADELKEDAREAIQSLKGLGVDKTVMLTGDENAIASRISQQLGLDSYLAELLPEDKVSALENILNSPEKYNKVAFVGDGINDAPVIARADVGVAMGGLGSDAAIETADVVVMTDAPSKVAQVIQVAKKTHRIVWQNIIFAIAIKGVFILLGTMGLATMWEAVFADVGVALLAIFNATRVLN; encoded by the coding sequence ATGCTGAAGCGCCATAAAAAGCCTGAGAATTCACGCTGTAGCTGTCATGATGACCATGAACGCAGTCATCATGATAATCATAACCATAAACATCATCAAAATGAGAATCATGACCACGATCGCAGTCATGAGCATCACCATCATGGTGGAGAATTTAACCTGAGAAATGAAATTTTCTCTTTAACTGTAATATTCGGTTTGTATGGTTTGGGTTTAATTTTTGAAGAACAATTACATAATAAATTTTATGGTATTGCTGAGTATTTGCTTTTTATTCCTGCCTATCTTTTAAGTGGATGGAGTGTGTTAACCGCAGCAGGACGTAATATCCTCAAAGGTAGAGTATTTGATGAAAACTTTTTGATGACGATCGCAACACTGGGAGCACTTGCAATTCATAAGCTTCCAGAAGCAGTTGGGGTAATGTTGTTTTATAAAATCGGAGAATTATTTCAGGATATAGCTGTTAGTCGTTCGCGCAATTCCATAAAATCTCTTCTCGAAGTCCGCCCTGATTATGCCAATCTCAAGATAGATACAGAAGTCAAAACAGTATCTCCAGAAACAGTTAATATTGGTGATGTTATCCTTGTCAAAGCAGGAGAAAAGATTCCCTTAGATGGAGAGATTATCGAGGGAAACTCTCAAGTTGACACATCAGCATTAACTGGTGAATCTGTACCGCGAACCGTAAAAGTAGGAGAACCAGTTTTAGCAGGGATGATGAACAAAATGGGACTCCTAACTATTCGAGTCACAAAACGATTTGGTGAGTCTTCTATTGCCAAGATATTGGATTTGGTTCAAAATGCCAAAAGCAAAAAAGCTCCCACAGAGAAGTTTATTACTAAGTTTGCCAGATACTATACACCAGTGGTCGTGGTTAGCTCCTTGGCAGTTGCTTTGTTACCTCCCTTATTTATACCAGGAGCTACCCATGCTGAATGGGTGTATCGTGCTCTAGTTTTATTAGTAATTTCCTGCCCTTGTGGACTTGTGATTAGTATTCCTCTAGGTTATTTTGGGGGTATTGGTGGTGCTGCTAAACGCGGTATTTTAGTTAAAGGTGCTACTTATTTAGATACACTAACGGCAGTGAAAACAGTTATCTTTGACAAGACAGGAACCTTGACAAAAGGTGTATTTCATGTAGTAAAAATTGTTCCTAAAAATGGCTGGAATGAGCAAAATCTACTGCAATTAGCTGCCAAAGTCGAAGCTCATTCTAATCATCCAATTGCCAAATCAATACGAGATGCCTGCGATGAAAAATTTGATGCATCGCAAGTAGAAAATTACTCCGAAATTGCTGGTTACGGTATCAAAGCAGAGGTCGAAAATCAAGTAGTACTAGCAGGAAACGATCGATTATTGCATCGTGAGAACATTGCTCATGATGTTTGTGAAGTTGAAGGAACAGTGGTACACATAGCAGTAGATAATGTATATGCTGGGTACATTGTCATCGCTGATGAATTGAAAGAAGATGCGAGAGAAGCTATTCAATCTCTCAAGGGCTTGGGCGTAGACAAAACAGTCATGTTGACGGGAGATGAGAATGCGATCGCTTCTCGTATTTCTCAACAATTGGGTTTAGATTCATATCTGGCAGAGTTATTACCAGAAGATAAAGTTTCTGCGTTGGAGAACATATTAAACTCGCCTGAAAAGTATAATAAAGTTGCCTTTGTTGGCGATGGCATTAATGACGCACCAGTAATTGCTAGAGCCGATGTTGGTGTGGCGATGGGTGGCTTAGGCTCTGATGCAGCGATAGAAACTGCTGATGTTGTGGTGATGACAGATGCACCATCAAAAGTAGCCCAAGTAATCCAAGTTGCTAAAAAAACTCACCGTATAGTTTGGCAAAACATCATTTTCGCCATAGCAATCAAGGGTGTATTTATTCTGCTTGGTACTATGGGTTTGGCGACTATGTGGGAAGCTGTGTTTGCTGATGTGGGTGTAGCTTTATTGGCAATTTTTAACGCAACTAGAGTACTGAATTAG
- a CDS encoding L,D-transpeptidase, translating into MPIYRIVGALTWNFLRDMSLFLSLFSIGFGATILMLCVSKQVIALETETQSQTNQFHKLELPSIEGNSTYFPGQANPSTHSNNLDTHLVVKLSDRQVHVYRLDKLLVSYPIAIGKPGWRTPVGTFRVFSKEKNPIFKSFKTGKIIYPGPDNPLGARWIGIWTDGKTQLGFHGTNQEELIGQPVSHGCIRLRNQDVIALYEQVTIGTLVTIQP; encoded by the coding sequence ATGCCGATTTACAGGATAGTAGGCGCTTTGACCTGGAATTTTCTCCGAGACATGTCATTGTTTCTAAGTTTGTTCTCTATTGGTTTTGGTGCAACAATTCTAATGCTGTGCGTCTCTAAGCAAGTAATTGCGCTTGAGACTGAGACTCAATCTCAAACAAACCAATTCCATAAATTAGAGTTACCTTCAATTGAAGGCAACTCTACGTATTTTCCAGGTCAAGCAAATCCTTCTACTCATTCAAATAATCTTGACACTCACTTAGTTGTGAAGCTGAGCGATCGCCAGGTTCATGTCTATCGCCTAGACAAGTTATTAGTTAGCTATCCAATTGCTATAGGTAAGCCGGGATGGCGCACCCCTGTTGGTACTTTCAGGGTGTTCTCTAAAGAAAAAAATCCTATTTTTAAGAGTTTCAAAACTGGTAAAATCATCTATCCTGGGCCAGATAATCCATTGGGAGCAAGGTGGATTGGTATTTGGACAGATGGAAAAACCCAACTTGGGTTTCATGGTACTAATCAAGAGGAATTGATTGGACAGCCAGTTTCCCACGGTTGTATTCGCTTACGGAATCAGGATGTAATCGCTTTGTACGAACAGGTAACTATTGGCACACTCGTCACGATACAACCTTAA